In Mytilus edulis chromosome 13, xbMytEdul2.2, whole genome shotgun sequence, a single window of DNA contains:
- the LOC139501138 gene encoding substance-P receptor-like, with product MNKSARQCFTWLKVNNSTTLQNLNDQFTERHIGGISFTTILMVLGIFGNFAVIWIYTQRFKVSNYRTYTIWLAVMDIANSCIGMPFLVYYMSHYLTFPSDGLCKFGRFTMVFTTNSSAYLLVVIAFDRYRKVCKPLKWQLSCKNTKVCCIIATFLGLLTSWPCLVLYGTYTVDTVIPDVKGLRCWTDDAYKNTVYPKIYYIVLYIFNFLVIPILFIAYAQILRFLHTHGTSGVRVKTKKTTITLLAVSAAFLLSAIPHYSLVGITRIQKDFDCNMTFPEGFAYYTFVFFILLNNAVNLFIYGFLNRKFQREMIRVLKTCRKDKGDATNCSVSQ from the coding sequence ATGAACAAATCAGCTAGACAATGTTTTACTTGGCTTAAAGTAAATAATTCTACAACACTACAAAATTTGAACGACCAGTTTACAGAACGGCATATAGGTGGAATAAGTTTTACAACGATTTTAATGGTATTAGGAATATTtggaaattttgcagttattTGGATATATACTCAAAGATTTAAGGTATCAAATTACAGAACATACACAATATGGCTGGCAGTAATGGACATTGCAAATTCGTGCATCGGAATGCCTTTCCTTGTTTACTATATGAGTCATTACTTAACCTTTCCATCTGATGGATTGTGCAAATTCGGCCGATTCACAATGGTCTTTACAACAAACTCATCAGCCTATCTTTTAGTGGTTATAGCTTTTGATCGATACCGAAAAGTATGTAAACCTTTAAAATGGCAACTTTCCTGCAAAAATACAAAAGTATGCTGTATTATTGCGACCTTTTTGGGACTGTTGACTtcttggccatgtttggttttatatgGAACTTACACCGTTGATACTGTTATTCCTGATGTAAAAGGACTTCGTTGCTGGACCGATGATGCTTACAAAAATACAGTGTACCCAAAAATTTACTACATAGTGCTCTATATCTTCAATTTCCTAGTAATACCTATCCTGTTCATTGCATATGCACAAATCTTAAGGTTTTTACATACACATGGGACAAGCGGAGTTCGCgtgaaaaccaaaaaaacaacaataaccctTTTAGCTGTTTCGGCAGCTTTCCTGTTGAGTGCTATTCCACATTACAGCCTTGTTGGCATAACTCGGATTCAAAAGGACTTTGATTGTAACATGACATTTCCTGAAGGATTTGCCTATTACacatttgttttcttcattttgcTAAATAATGCCGTAAATCTTTTCATATACGGCTTTTTGAATAGGAAATTTCAGCGGGAAATGATAAGAGTTTTGAAAACTTGCCGAAAAGATAAAGGAGATGCAACAAACTGTAGCGTTTCCCAGTAA
- the LOC139500975 gene encoding substance-P receptor-like, with translation MNNSDKQCFIWLERNNLTAVHDLNDQFTERHIGGIIFTSVLMVLGMFGNFAVLWKYTQRFKVSNYRTYTIWLAIMDITNCCIGMPFLIYYMSHYLTFPSDGLCKFGRFTMVFTTNSSAYILVVIAFDRYRKVCKPLKRQLTSTNTKVCCITATILGLLTSWPCLILYGIYTDDTEIPGVKQIRCWTDDDYKYTVYPKVYYIVLSIFNFLVLPILFIVYVQILRYLHTHGKSGVRVKTKKTTITLLAVSVAFLLSAIPHYSLVVTTRFQEDLNCKMTFAEGFFFYTFVFSILLNNSVNPLIYGCLDTQFKREMGNIWQMCRKDIRDATSRIDTQSMELDSRDPVPIYVNEHAQYSKTNTV, from the coding sequence ATGAATAATTCGgataaacaatgttttatttgGCTTGAACGGAATAACTTAACAGCAGTTCATGATTTGAACGACCAGTTCACAGAACGACATATCGGTGGAATAATTTTTACTTCAGTCTTAATGGTGCTTGGAATGtttggaaattttgctgttctCTGGAAATATACTCAAAGATTTAAGGTATCGAATTACAGAACATACACTATATGGCTGGCCATAATGGACATTACAAACTGTTGTATCGGAATGCCTTTCCTTATTTACTATATGAGTCATTATTTAACCTTTCCATCGGATGGATTGTGCAAATTCGGCCGATTCACGATGGTATTCACAACAAACTCCTCGGCTTATATTTTGGTTGTCATAGCTTTTGATCGGTACAGAAAAGTGTGCAAGCCTTTGAAAAGGCAACTTACATCCACAAATACAAAAGTATGTTGCATAACTGCCACTATTTTAGGACTTTTGACGTCGTGGCCATGCTTGATTTTATATGGGATTTACACTGATGATACGGAGATTCCTGGGGTTAAACAGATTCGATGTTGGACAGATGACGACTACAAATATACTGTTTATCCTAAAGTTTACTACATTGTTCTCTCTATCTTCAATTTTTTAGTTTTACCTATCTTGTTCATCGTTTACGTACAGATCTTACGTTATTTACATACACACGGAAAAAGCGGAGTTCGGGTGAAAACGAAAAAGACCACAATAACCCTTTTAGCTGTTTCCGTTGCTTTCTTATTGAGTGCTATTCCACATTACAGCTTGGTAGTAACAACTCGATTTCAAGAAGACCTCAACTGTAAAATGACTTTTGCCGAAGGATTTTTCTTTTACACATTTGTGTTTTCTATTTTGCTAAATAATTCCGTAAATCCTTTAATATACGGCTGTTTGGATACACAATTTAAGCGTGAAATGGGGAACATTTGGCAAATGTGCCGAAAAGATATAAGAGATGCAACAAGTCGTATAGATACTCAGTCCATGGAATTAGATTCAAGAGATCCTGTGCCGATTTACGTCAATGAACATGCGCAGTATTCAAAAACAAACACTGTATGA